Within the Verrucomicrobiota bacterium genome, the region AGCTTGGCCACCATCTTCTCGACCTGCTTACGGCCGTCACGCACGATGCGGCGCCGCTCCTCGAGCGCCTCGCGACGCGCCACGAGCGCTTCCGTCTTGATCTTGGCCACCTCGTTCTGCATCTGCGCGAGCTGTCCCCGGATGCGCGCGTGCTCGACGGCGGCAGCGCGGCGTTCCTCCTCGACTAGCGCCCGCTCACGCCGCAGCCGTTCCTCTTCGGCCTTCATCGAGCCGAGCACGTCCTTGAGCTCGCGCTCCTCGGGCGACATGAGTCCAAGGCTCCGCTCGATGATCGCCTGCGGCAGCCCGATCATGCGCGCGATCTTGAGCGCGTTGCTCTCGCCCGGCACGTCCATCGAGAGCATGTACGTCGGCCGCTCGGTATCCGGATCGAGGGAGAACGACGCCGTGCGCGCCCAGCCGCACCGCCGATCGAGCGTCTTGAGCTCGTGCAGGTGCGACGTCACGAGCGCGAGCGCCCCGTGCGCAGCCGTCTCCTCGAGAATCGCCTGCGCGAGCAGCGCGCCCTCGGACGGGTCAGTCGCCGTACCAAGCTCATCGAGAATGATGAGACTGTCCTCCTTGGCTTGATCGAGGATGCGCTTGACCTCGTTGAGGTGCGACGTGAACGTGCTCACGCCGCCGGTCAGGTCCTGGTAGTCGCCGATGTCGGCAAAGAACCCGCTGAACACCGGGAAGACCGACTCCCCATCCGCCGGCACCGGGATCGAACACTGCACCATGAGCGCGAGCACGCCGATCGTCTTCACCGCTGTCGTCTTGCCTCCCGCGTTCGGACCGGACACGACGAGGGCGCGGTCCGACTCGCGGAGCTCGATCGACAGCGGCACGCATCGCTCGCCCATCGAAAACAGCAGCAACGGATGCCGCCCGCCGATGACTTTGAGCCCGCCCGAGCCGACTACGTGCGGAATCGCGCACCCGTAGCGTACAGCGAACTCGGCCTTGCCGTAGGCCGCGTCGAGCTGCGCGCAGATGTCTACGTTGTCGCGGACCGTCCCCATGTCGCGCCGCAGCAGGTCGGCCAGCCCGAGCAGGATGCGCCGGATCTCCTTCTTCTCCTCCTTGCCCAGGTCGAGCAGGCGGTTCGACAGCTCGACGACCTCGAGTGGCTCGACAAACGCCGTCTCCTCGCTGATCGAGTAGTCGTGCACGATGCCCGGCACCTTGTGCTTGTAGTCGATCTTGACCGGCAGCACCGTGCGGTTATTGCGCTGCGTGATGAAGCGCTCCTGCAGGTAGATCTGCGTCTTCGGCGAGCGCAGGTAGTGGTCAAGCACCTTGGCGATCTTCGCCGTCACGTCGCGCTGTTCGGCTCGGATCTCGGCCAGCAGCGGCGAGGCCGTGTCCTTGATCGACGCGTCGATCTCGAATACCCGGTCGCACTCTCGCTCGAACTCGGGCAGGGACTCGAACGGCTCGACAACCGTCCACAGCCGCGGCAATTGCCCACGCCGTTTCTCGACGAACTGCCGCAGAATAATCCCGCCATGCTGCAGGTCGGCCACCTTGACGCATTCCTGCGGCTCGAGAAACGTCCCCTGCGAGGTGATCCGGTCGAGCAGAGGCCGCACGTCGCTCAGACCGTCCATCGGCGGGCGGTCGCCGGCCTCGAACAGCGCGAGCATCTCGGCCACGCGCTCATAGTCGAGCTTCACCTCGACCGACGTCGTGCGCACCGGCGCCGTCGTGATCAGCGCGCGCCCCAAGTCCGATGCCGTACACGCGCCGACCGCCTCGCGCACCCTATCAAACTCCAAGACCTCGAGCGTCCGCTCCATAACCATTCCTTCCGCCACAGATCACACAGATGAACACTGATCCGGGAGAGCTTCGTTCACAAAACGTGTTCGCCGCGAAGCGATGTCCATCTGTGTTCATCTGCGCAATCTGTGGCTAGCCTTCCTTTGTCCGTTCCTTGACTGCGCGCAGCCGGTTCTCGTCGAGCTTGAGGTGCATCACCTTGTGCGTGCTGACGTACACCTTGCCTGGAGGCATCCGCTTCGGCTTCGATACGTACCGTCGCTGCGTGTAGAGCACCTCACCCGACCCCGCGTTCCGCGCTTTGCTGTAGGCAAGCGCCAGCGTCGCCGCGTCGAGCAGCGTCTCGCGGTCCGCCGTCTCGTCCTTGCCCAGCGTTACCACAACGTGCGAGCCCGCGTAGTCGTGGCAATGCAGCCACAAGTCGTGCCCGCGCGCGAACGACACCGTGAGCCGGTCGTTCTCGGCGTCGCTCCGTCCAACGTAGATCTTCTTGCCCGCCGCCGACAGGAAGTACCGAAACTCCTCCGCTGGCTGCTTCTTCGCCTTGGCACCCGCAGGCGGGCGGACCTTGGGCGCCTGCTTCGCCTTGAGCCGCAACTCGTGCTCGTCGAGAAACCGTTCTATCCCGTCGGGCGAGTCGACCGCCTCGGCCGCCGCGCATGCCGCCTCGATGCTCGCCAGGCGCGCCGCCGCGCTGCCCACCTCGCGCTCGGCCCGCTCGAGTGTGCGCTTGAGCTTGCGGCTGCGCTTGAAGTACGCCTCCATGTTGTCGCGTACGCCGAGCGCCGAATCGAGCGGCACGCGGACCCTCTCGCCCGTCGAGAAATCCTCGACCTCGACTGACTCGTGCCCTGCGCCCTTGGTGCCGAGCGCCGATTTGAGCAGCTCGCCCCACCGCGCCTGTTCGGACCATTGCCTGCCCTGCGCAATGTCGCCCTCGATCCGGTCGACAAGCTTCCGCAGCCGCCGCCGCTCGCGCTTGAGCTGCGACACGAGCTGCCGTTTCTCGGCCTCGAACTGCTCCTCGGCATCCGACGCCGCAAACCGTTCATCGAGCACGTAGTTGTAGAGCGTGTCGCCCACAACCTCGATCGCGGCGCCCTCGTGCGTCAGCGTCGGCTTCGGCGGCGCCTCATAAACCGAGCCCACCCGCCGGCTGTCGAGCGACGCGAGCACGCGCCGCTGCGCATCGAGCAGCCCAATATGCGGCCCGCGTGGGAACAGCTCGACAACGAGCGACAACGTCTCGCCCGCCTTATCGAACACGAACTCAATGATCCGGTCCGCGTTGACCTGCCGCACGTCAGTGACGCGCGCGCCTTCGATCCGGGACCGCACGTACTCGCCGAATGACAGCCGCTCCCGTTTGTCGCGCAGCCGCTGGCGCGTCAGATGGAGCCGCACGTGCGGCGGCTGAAGGCAGATGAGCACATTGTGTCCGTAATCGACCTGCTCAGCCGACAGCACGAACCGTCTCGGCGCGTACTGGAAGAAGCCGCCGACCGTCGCGCCGGGCAGCACCCAGCCCAACTCCTCGACGACACGCCCCACCTCTGCCTGCGTCAACGCCATAAAGGATCTTCAAGCCACGGATCACACAGATCAACACAGATCCCAGCGAGCCTCGCTCGCACCCCGTCCTCGCCCCGAAGCGGCGATGATCTGTGTCATCTGCGCAATCTGTGGCTAGTCCTCCTGCTCCAAATCCGCTTCCGTCGCCGGCCGCTCGATCCGGTACTCCTCCTCGAACCACTTGTCGAGGTCGGCCAGCCGGCACCGCTCCGAACAAAACGGGAACACCGCCGCCGCATCCGCATCGTCGGGCCGGTACTCGACCGCCGCCTTGCACGTCGGGCACGTCGCCCGCACCGGCTTCTTCTTCGCCCGCTCGATCATCGTCCTGAGAAGCCTCTCGCCTCTTCCTACGCCATCGCACCGAAGTAACACGCTGCCGTCACCACGCAGACGCCGACAAAGACCAGGCTGAACGCCGTCGTCTCGAAAAACACGAACTGCAGCGCCGCGCGCACCATATAGAACCCGCCGACGATGAGGCCCACCGCGTTGAGCATCGCCCGCGACGCGCCCGCCGCCGCCATCACGAACGACACGGCCGCGAAGCACACGAACGCGTAAATCAGCATGAGGTTCATCACCTGGATCGCGCCGCGATTCACCGCGTTCGACCGCGGCAGCTCGACGCGCCAATTGAGCCGCCGGAACCGCCAGAAGCTCACGTGAAACGCCATGAGCGCGCAGTTCAGCACGCCCCCAGCAATCAACAACGCCGTCCGCATTCGTCCGTCCCTCGCCCTATCACTCCACCAGCCACACGCGCCATCATACCACCCGGACACAACGAGGGGGCCTCCGCGCTCGAAGGCCCCCTCGAAACACGCGTGGCTTATGCGGAAGGCTTTCTCAGCCCTCGTCTTTCTTCGCTGCCGGCTTCTTCGGCGCTTCGCCCTCGTCCTTCATCTCTTCGCGGAATTTCGCGCCCACGGCACCAAGCGACCCCTTGAGTTTCGAGAGGTCGACATTCACGTCCGGCCCGGAGATCGGCGTCTCCGGCTCGCCCTTGAGCGTTTGGTATGTATACATGCCCGCCACGGCGTAGAAGATCGTCGGAATCGACTGGAGCGCCAGCAACAGGACGATCATCAGGATCCCAAAGATCCACGCGGCCGCAGCCTTGCCGCCGCCAAGGTTCTCGGCGATGCTCACGCCATCACCGATGATCGGCAGATTCCGATACGACGGAACAATCGGGGCCACGGTCATCGGCGGTCCGCCCGGCAGAACGACGTTGAGGTTGTCCCGCGTCATGGTGTCCATCGTCTTGGCAGCAACGAAGTCGAGCGCCTGCACGGTCAGAAACACGAACAGAACAATCGCAAGACCAACGCTCAGGAACCGCTTGACCAGCCGGATCGTGTGCCCGTTGATGATCCGCTTGCCTTCCTTGAAACACGCAATCGCCTTCCCGCCTTGGGCAATAATCCCAGGCACGATCAGCGTGCTCAGGAAGAACTTGGTCACAACGAAGAAGGTCACGTACAGCCCGACCAGTACGGCGATGATACCAATAATGCCCCAGATGACCGGCCCGGCTCCACCCGGGATCAACCCCAGCCAGCCAAACACCCACATGACCGCAATCCCCGCCGCCAGCAAGATCAAGTACCGCAGGTTGGCAAAGATCACGGTGAGTAGGGATGAGCAGGCGTAGCCGATCCCGACCATGAAGCTCTTCTTCTCGCCCGCGTCCTTGGCGGCCGCCATCTTACACACGGCCACCATCCCGCAAAGCACGGCGACGACACCAACAACCCAGCCGATCCCCGCGATCAGGTACTGGAACACCTGGATATACTGACCCCGAATCTTGCCTCCCACCCAACCGAACAGGTGGAATGCGATCGTGGCAATCGCAATCGAGATTGCCATCACGACGATCTTGTGCCAGTCAAGGCTGTGGCTGATCGCCTTGGTTAGTTCCCCCTCGAAGCTCCGATTCTCCGCCATGAGAAGACCCTCCTTCCCATTACACATCCAATACCCTGTGCAACTCCCCGAAACCAGTCCTCCACGTGGCAGGACTGGTTCTGGTCGGGACACTTAGGCCCCGGTCACCTCGATTCCTACACTCCCGTACATGCCAGGCAATGTCAAGCGAAATCCCGACAGACACGATCACCTCCCACGCACCTGCCCATGCCCTCTGACACAACCTTCCCCTCGCCCCGCGTGTTCCCAGTGGCTGAGAACAAGCCACAAAGCGCCGGGACAACCGGAGGATCGCACCCGTCCCGCCCACCACCTCACCATTGACGCACCGAGTCGCCTCGAGTAGCGTCGCACCACCATGCCGTACAACTCGTTGAGAGACTTCACCAACAAACTCGAGGCCGAGGGCGAACTGCGCCGCGTCGAGGCCGAGATCAGCCCCGCGCTCGAGATCACCGAATACACCGACCGCGTCTGCAAAGCCGGCGGCCCCGCCTTGCTCTTCACCAACGTGCGGGGCTCCAAGTTCCCCGTGCTCATGAACGCCTTCGGCTCGATGCGCCGGATGGCGCTCGCCCTCGGCGTAAGCGATGTTGAAGACATCGCCCGTGAGATCGAGGCCCTCCTCCACAAGCAGCCGCCGGCGACGCTCATGGACAAGGTCCGCACACTCGTCGACCTCTTCCACCTCTCGCGCACCGCGCCGCGCACGGTCAGGACCGGACCGTGCAAACAGATCGTCGAGCACGAGCCCGACCTCTCCAAACTGCCCGTGCTCACCTGCTGGCCCCAGGACGGCGGCCCGTTCATCACCCTGCCGACGGTGTTCTCGAAACACCCTGAGACCGGGCAACGCAACGTCGGCATGTATCGCATGCAGGTCTACGACGCGCGCACAACCGGCATGCACTGGCACGTCCACAAAGTCGGCGCCGCCCATTACCGCGCGTACGAGGCCCGCGGCGAGCGCATGCCGGTTGCCGTCGCACTCGGCGGCGACCCCGCAATGACCTACGCCGCAACCGCCCCGCTCCCCGAGGCCGTCGACGAGGTTTTCTTCGCCGGGTTTCTGCGCAAGAAGGGCATCGACATGGTCAAGTGCGAGACGTGCGACCTCGAGGTTCCCGCCGACGCCGACTTTGTCCTCGAGGGCTACGTCGATCCCGGCGAGCGCCGTCGCGAAGGCCCCTTCGGCGACCACACCGGCTACTACTCGCTCGACGACGATTACCCCGTCTTCCACCTCAAGTGCATCACGCGCCGCGCCGATCCCATCTACGCCGCCACCGTCGTCGGCCGGCCGCCGATGGAAGACTGCTTCATGGCCAAGACAACCGAGCGGCTCTTCCTCCCCATGCTCAAAGCCGTGCTGCCCGAGCTGGTCGACATGAACCTCCCCCTCGAGGGCGTCTTCCACAACCTCGCGCTCGTGAGCATTCGCAAGCAGTACCCGTTCCACGCCCGCAAAGTCATGCACGCCCTCTGGGGCCTCGGCCAGATGATGTTCACCAAGACCATCGTCGTGGTCGACGAGGAGGTCAACGTCCAGGACCCGAGCGAAGTCGCCTGGCGCACCTTGGCCAACATCGACCCCAAGCGCGACATCACTTTCGCCGAAGGCCCCACCGACGTCCTCGACCACGCCGCTCAACACCCCACCCTCAGCAGCAAACTCGGCATCGACGCCACCAGGAAATGGCCCACCGAAGGTTTCTCCCGCCAGTGGCCCGACCCCATCAAAATGACCCCCGAAGTCAAACGCCGCATCGACGAGCTACTCGGCGGGCTGTAGGGCAGTCGCCCCTGCGCACGCCGAACGCTGATGAGGCGACAACGTCAACCAACCACGGGGCGGACACCGAAGGTGCGGCTCACCGTGGTTCAACCTTCCTTCTCCACGCGGCCTTTTCCCCGGACAAGGGCTTGACATCGCGCCGCGCGCTCCGTACAAGCTTTCAGCAACGCGCCGCCTTGGGGGGTGGCGTACGCCCGGTTCGGGGACACGGGCGAAGGTAGGAGTGCACAACACGGGACTCACGGAGACAGGGGTTCGGCTGCTATGAGTACGCTTGAAGACCTTTCGAATGCCATCATCAAGGGCAACATCAGTGTGCCCGCCAAATCCGACGAGCTGGTCAAGCGCGCACTCGACGAAGGCGTGTCGGTCAGGGACATCCTGGAGAAGGGCATGATCGCCGGCATGAGCGTGGTCGGTGAACGCTTCAAGAAGTGCGAGGTTTACGTGCCCGAGGTGCTCATCGCCGCGCGCGCGATGAAGGCCGCGATGGCCGTGCTCAAACCGCTGCTGGCTGAGAGCGATATCGAGCCTGTGGGCACGGTCGTCATCGGCACGGTCAAGGGCGACCTGCACGACATCGGCAAGAACCTTGTGGCCATGATGCTCGAGGGCGCCGGGTTCAACGTGATCGACGCCGGCATCGACGTCACGCCCGAGAAGTTCATCGAGGCGGCCCAGAAGGCCGGCGCCCAAGTCGTCGCCATGTCGGCGCTGCTCACCACAACGATGCCCGGCATGAAGACCACCATCGATGCGATCAAGGCCGCGGGGCTTACCGGCACGATCAAGACCGTCATCGGCGGCGCGCCGGTGACCCAGGCCTACGCCGACCAGATCCAGGCCGACGGCTTTGCGCCCGACGCCGCCTCGGCCGTCGACAAGATCAAGGAACTCATCGCCGCGTAAGTGGCGAGCGCCAGACGGGACTCCACCACAGATCTTCACAGAGCGACACGGATGGCGGCGGGCCTGTTCAGGCCCGCGAGATCTGCGGTATCTGCGCCGATCTGTGGTTCACTCCTTTTCCGGAGGAACGAGACGATGCTCATTATCGGCGAACGGATCAATACATCGCGGAAAGGCCTCGACGAAAAAGTCGCCGCGCGCGATGAAGCGTTCTTCCGCCAGCTCGCCCGCGCCCAATTCGAGGCTGGCGCCAACTACCTCGACGTCAACTGCGGCACGCGCATCAACTCCGAGCCCGACGATATCGCCTGGCTCGCCACGCTCGTCCAGAGCGAGACCGGCGCGCCGCTCTCGATCGACACGCCCAACCCCGCCGCCGCCGAGGCGGCGCTCAAGGTCCACACTGGCGATAAGAAGCCAATCATCAACTCGATCAGCGGCGAGAAAGACCGCTACGAGCGCATCATCGGCCTCGTGCGCGAGTACAAGTGCGGTGTCATCGCCCTTGCCCTCGACGACGAAGGCATGCCGGCCAACGGCCCCGAACGCTTCGCCAAGGCGCAGAAGCTCATGGACCGCCTGCTCGGCGACGGCGTGCCGGTCGAGCACATCTACCTCGACCCGCTCGTACAGCCGGTCGCCTCCTCGATCGACCCCGACCTGAGCTACGGGCGCGAAGTACTCTGGACACTGCGCAAGTTCAAGGAGACCTGGCCCGGTATTCACTGCAGCGCCGGCGTGAGCAACGTCAGTCACGGCCTGCCCAAACGCAAGCTCCTCAACCAGGCCTTCATGGTCATGTGCCTCGAGGCCGGGCTTGACACCGCCATCATCGACCCCAACGACGGCTACCTCATGCAGCTCATCCTGGCTGCCGAAGCCATCATCGGCCGAGACGAGATGTGCGCCAACTACATCGGCGCCGAACGCTCGGGCAAGATCGAATACTGGGTTCCGCCGGAACCAAAGAAGGAATAGCCGCCTTCAGACAGGATTAACGGGATTGCCGGGATGCCCTGATCCAACGAATCCTGCTGACCCTGTCCGTTTCCCCTCGTCCCGCAACCACTCGTGCAATCGTGCATTTCGAATGCACATCTGCACGCCTGGTCGGCGCCCGCGCTGGAAGTGCGTGCTCCAGCGAGTGTTTTGTGTATACTCTTGCTCCTGAAACGATGTGTCACCTCTCGCGGGTCAGCACCAATGCCAATCGTCATCTTTGAACCGTCCGGCCGCCGGATCGAGTGCAAGCCCGGCGCCAACCTGCTCGAGATGTGCTGGGAGCACCACATCCCGATCGAGTCGCTCTGCGGCGGCAACGGGGCCTGCGGCCGCTGCGCCGTCCAGGTGACCGAGGGCGACGTCCCTGTCACCGCCGAACAGCGAATCCATTTCGACGACGACCGCCTTGCCCGGGGCTGGCGCCTCGCGTGTCAGACGCGCGTCGAGCACGACCTGCGCGTCAACGCGCCCGCACCCGCCGGCACGCTCAAGAGCCACATCGTCACCAACGGCGAGGTGTTCAAAGTCCATCTCGCCCCTGCCGTGCACAAACACTTCCTTAAGCTCAACGACGCGACGCTGCACGAGCCGCTGAGCGACTCCGAGCGCATCAAGCGCGCGCTCCACGACGGCGCGAGCCTCCGCTTCCGCCCCGCCCCGCTGCGCAAGCTGCCCGAGACGCTGCGTCAGGGCCGCGGGCACGTGACGGTCACCGTCTGGGACGGCGCCGTGCTCGACGTCGAAGCCGGCGACACATCGAAGAGCTGCTACGGCATCGCGTTCGACGTCGGCACCTCAACGGTGGTCGCCCTGCTCGTCGACCTCACGACCGGCGAAGAACTCGGCGTCGCCGCCGCGCTCAACACGCAGCGCAAGTACGGCGAGGACGTCATCTCGCGCATCTCATACTGCCGCGAGCACCCCGACGGCGTCGAGACACTCTCAGGCGAGATCGCCGGCCTGCTCAGCGATCTCGCCGCACAGGTGACCGCCGCGCGCGGCATGGACCTGCGCCACGTCTACGAGTACATCGCCGTCGGCAACACGACGATGGCCCACCTCATCGCCGGCGTCGATCCGTCGCCGCTGGGCGAGCTGCCGTACGCGCCGGTCTTTACTGCGCGCCACACGATGCTCGACGGCCCGAAGGGTGCCCGGCTCGGCCACCGGCCGTTCGAGCTGCCCGGCGCGATCGGCGCCTACGTCGGCAGCGACGCGCTCACCGCCGTCGTCGCGTTCGAGCTCCACACCAAGCCGGGCATGCGGCTCTTCTATGACATCGGCACCAACGCCGAAATCCTCGCCGGCGGACGCGCGCGCATGCTGGCCACCTCGGCCGCCGCGGGACCGGCCCTCGAGGGCGTCAAGATTGAGTGCGGCATGATCGGCGTCGCCGGCGCCATCGACACCTGCACCGTGCGCACCGGCGGCCGCGGCGACGACGGCGATCTGGCGTTCACCACCATCGGCGACGTCGAGCCGGTCGGCATCTGCGGCTCGGGCCTCGTCGATGTCGCCGCGGCGCTCCTCGACCTCGGCGTCATCGACCCGAGCGGCCGCCTGCGCCCCCCGGACGCTTGCCCCGACACCGTGCCCCCGAAGATCCGTGCCCGGCTGCACGAGGTGCGAGGCATGACGCGCATCGCGCTGGCCGAAGACGTCTACCTGAGCCAGCGCGACGTGCGCGAATTCCAGAACGCCAAGGCCGCCATCGCCGCCGGCGTCGACATCCTGCTCGGCCATCTCGGCATCACACCCGATCAGCTCGACGAAGTCCTGATCGGCGGCGCATTCGGCAGCATGCTCAACCCGCGCTCGGCCCAGCGCACCGGCGTCATCCCCAACGTGCCGCTGGAGAAAGTCCGCGCCGTCGGCAACACCGCCATCCAGGGCGCCAAGGCCTACCTCCTCTCCACCGACATGCGCCGCGAGATCTGCGCCGCCCGCGACCACATCGAGCTCCACGAGCTGAGCACCGAACCCGGCTTCACCGACCGCTTCGCCGAACACATGACGTTCGATGCCCGATAGGGTGCGTAGAGGCGATTGCGATCGCTACGCGGCGTGATAGAGTCTTCCTGTGCATCTGGACGCTTCCAGTTGACGACGAGGTGCGCGAACCGGAAGGGGACTTGCTCATGGATCCCGCTGTGAAGACCAAGCTGCTGGCCGCGCAGCGCAACGAGATCAGCGAATCGCAGATCTACACGTGGCTCGCGGGACGCATCAAGGACGAGAAGAACCGGAAGATCCTCCAAGACATCGCCAAGGACGAACGGGGCCACTACGAGGTGCTCAAACGGCTCACGCAGACGGACGTCAAGCCCGCGCGGCTCAGGGTGCTCTGGTACCGGTCCGTCGCGCGCGTGCTCGGGCTCTCGTTCGGGCTTCGGCTCATGGAGCGCGGCGAGGGGTTCGCCGCCGAGCTGTACGAGACGCTGAGCGCGCGGGAATCCAACTTGGCCAAGCTGTTTCTCGACGAGCAGCGCCACGAGGGCGACCTGCTCGGCCTCATCCAGGAAGAGCGCATCGAGTACGCCGGCTCGATCGTGCTTGGCCTGAACGACGCACTCACCGAGCTGACCGGCGCGCTCGTCGGCCTGACGTTCGCCCTCCAGAACGGCAAGCTCATCGCCGCTACGGGTCTGATCACGGGCCTGGCCGCCTCCATGTCGATGGCTGCATCGGGCTTCCTCTCCGCGCGGGAGGAGGGCGATGGTGAAACCTCGAAGAAGCCGCTCAAGTCGGCGGCCTACACAGGCATCGCGTACGTTGCGACAGTAGTACTCCTGATCCTGCCCTATCTGCTGCTCGGCAACGTCTATGCCGCCGCGGCGACGATGATGGCCACCAGCGTGCTCATCGTCCTCGCCTACAACTTCTACATCACCACCGCCAAAAACTTGCCGCTCTGGTGCCGGTTCCGCGACATGGCCGCCATCTCGCTGAGCGTCGCCGCCATCAGCTTCCTCATCGGCCTGCTGGTGCGCAACTTGTTCGGCGTGGAGATCTGAGCCGGTACGTCCAGCACTCCGCCGGAGCCTTCCGTTCGTTGAGCGCGGTGTTCCCTTGGGGCTCGGCATGCGGTACAGTTGTTGCTGTGCCGGAAGCGCGTGGCCATGGGGGACATAGCGGGAGACCCTTTCCGCTCTCGACGGAAGCCAGGCTTCCGTCACGGATCCTTCCACCGGAGATCGTTTTTCGACGAGCGGGCGACCGCGCCGCTCCAGGATGAGGAGGGCGACATGAACAAATCGACAAGCAACACGCTTGACGTTTTATCCGCGGAGCGGCTGCAAGCCTTCGCCGTGGGGCTGGCCGGTATCGCTCCGGAGGAAGCGCGGAAGCTCAAGATCCTCTACATCAAGAACGCCCTCACCGAGTTCAAGGCGGCGCGCGAGTCGATGAAGGCATTTGGCTGCGTTACAGCGGTCTTCTGGATCATCCCCGTCTTCTGGCCCATCCTGATTGCCCAGAAGCGGTCGGTCAGGCTCGGCGAGCGCATGTTCCGCGAACGCATCCAGAACGCACTCGATGTGTGGAGAGACGACTTGGAGGGCGCCAAGTTCGACCTGGACGAGCTCTACCAGTCCTGGCAGTAGCTCGCATCCCCCGTCGCCTCTACAGCTCCATCCCCTCGAGCAGCGCGATGTACTCCTGCTCGTCCTCGGGATCGCTCACCTCTCGCTGCAGCCCCATGAGGCGGACGGTGACGACCGCCAGGTCGCCTTTGGTGACCAGCGCGTCGTAACGCCAGCCGCCGAGCGGCTCGATCCCCTTGCGGCTCAGGTAGATCTGGTAATCCAGGCCCGTGGCCCGGGCGGGCAGCTTCGCTTCATCCCCCAGCATCCAGACGATCCGCTGCGCCAGCTCGGTGTGCGTGACAAGGTCCCGTTCGGGCGCAGCGTGCCCCTCGTGGCGCTGCGGGATGCAGGACGCGGAAAGGAGTAGCGCTAACGCGCACAATACAAACGACTTCAGTGCCATTGACCCATCCAAGCTCGCGGCACAGAAGTGCCACGCGGTATGGGTACGGCCCCAGGTGCTTACCCCTTACGCGATTCGCATCTGAGAATCTCCGACGAGATTCTCAGTGAAGGACATGCTCTCTTACAAGGCGATCTTGAACATCTCGGCGGCATTGGTACGGAGGAGTCTCACCGCCAGCGATATCGCCTCGTCCTCATCTATATACCCCCAAAGGACCCGTTTTGTCAAGACCCGGGCGACGTTCTCGCGCGCGATCGCCGCGTGCCCATAGACTCCTTCCGGGAACAGGTAGTCGCCGCCGAACGCGAAGATCTTCGTCTCCGGCACCATGTCGAGCCATTCATGCAGCATGGCGCACGACGCGGTCGGGCTTATGATGTGCATCCAGCACATGTCGACGTAGACGTTCTGGAAGTTCTTGGCCAATGTCGCCAGCTCACGCGAATATGGGTAGCTGCCGTGGA harbors:
- a CDS encoding DUF814 domain-containing protein, whose product is MALTQAEVGRVVEELGWVLPGATVGGFFQYAPRRFVLSAEQVDYGHNVLICLQPPHVRLHLTRQRLRDKRERLSFGEYVRSRIEGARVTDVRQVNADRIIEFVFDKAGETLSLVVELFPRGPHIGLLDAQRRVLASLDSRRVGSVYEAPPKPTLTHEGAAIEVVGDTLYNYVLDERFAASDAEEQFEAEKRQLVSQLKRERRRLRKLVDRIEGDIAQGRQWSEQARWGELLKSALGTKGAGHESVEVEDFSTGERVRVPLDSALGVRDNMEAYFKRSRKLKRTLERAEREVGSAAARLASIEAACAAAEAVDSPDGIERFLDEHELRLKAKQAPKVRPPAGAKAKKQPAEEFRYFLSAAGKKIYVGRSDAENDRLTVSFARGHDLWLHCHDYAGSHVVVTLGKDETADRETLLDAATLALAYSKARNAGSGEVLYTQRRYVSKPKRMPPGKVYVSTHKVMHLKLDENRLRAVKERTKEG
- the yacG gene encoding DNA gyrase inhibitor YacG, yielding MIERAKKKPVRATCPTCKAAVEYRPDDADAAAVFPFCSERCRLADLDKWFEEEYRIERPATEADLEQED
- a CDS encoding menaquinone biosynthesis decarboxylase, whose translation is MPYNSLRDFTNKLEAEGELRRVEAEISPALEITEYTDRVCKAGGPALLFTNVRGSKFPVLMNAFGSMRRMALALGVSDVEDIAREIEALLHKQPPATLMDKVRTLVDLFHLSRTAPRTVRTGPCKQIVEHEPDLSKLPVLTCWPQDGGPFITLPTVFSKHPETGQRNVGMYRMQVYDARTTGMHWHVHKVGAAHYRAYEARGERMPVAVALGGDPAMTYAATAPLPEAVDEVFFAGFLRKKGIDMVKCETCDLEVPADADFVLEGYVDPGERRREGPFGDHTGYYSLDDDYPVFHLKCITRRADPIYAATVVGRPPMEDCFMAKTTERLFLPMLKAVLPELVDMNLPLEGVFHNLALVSIRKQYPFHARKVMHALWGLGQMMFTKTIVVVDEEVNVQDPSEVAWRTLANIDPKRDITFAEGPTDVLDHAAQHPTLSSKLGIDATRKWPTEGFSRQWPDPIKMTPEVKRRIDELLGGL
- a CDS encoding corrinoid protein → MSTLEDLSNAIIKGNISVPAKSDELVKRALDEGVSVRDILEKGMIAGMSVVGERFKKCEVYVPEVLIAARAMKAAMAVLKPLLAESDIEPVGTVVIGTVKGDLHDIGKNLVAMMLEGAGFNVIDAGIDVTPEKFIEAAQKAGAQVVAMSALLTTTMPGMKTTIDAIKAAGLTGTIKTVIGGAPVTQAYADQIQADGFAPDAASAVDKIKELIAA
- a CDS encoding dihydropteroate synthase, which gives rise to MLIIGERINTSRKGLDEKVAARDEAFFRQLARAQFEAGANYLDVNCGTRINSEPDDIAWLATLVQSETGAPLSIDTPNPAAAEAALKVHTGDKKPIINSISGEKDRYERIIGLVREYKCGVIALALDDEGMPANGPERFAKAQKLMDRLLGDGVPVEHIYLDPLVQPVASSIDPDLSYGREVLWTLRKFKETWPGIHCSAGVSNVSHGLPKRKLLNQAFMVMCLEAGLDTAIIDPNDGYLMQLILAAEAIIGRDEMCANYIGAERSGKIEYWVPPEPKKE
- a CDS encoding DUF4445 domain-containing protein, yielding MPIVIFEPSGRRIECKPGANLLEMCWEHHIPIESLCGGNGACGRCAVQVTEGDVPVTAEQRIHFDDDRLARGWRLACQTRVEHDLRVNAPAPAGTLKSHIVTNGEVFKVHLAPAVHKHFLKLNDATLHEPLSDSERIKRALHDGASLRFRPAPLRKLPETLRQGRGHVTVTVWDGAVLDVEAGDTSKSCYGIAFDVGTSTVVALLVDLTTGEELGVAAALNTQRKYGEDVISRISYCREHPDGVETLSGEIAGLLSDLAAQVTAARGMDLRHVYEYIAVGNTTMAHLIAGVDPSPLGELPYAPVFTARHTMLDGPKGARLGHRPFELPGAIGAYVGSDALTAVVAFELHTKPGMRLFYDIGTNAEILAGGRARMLATSAAAGPALEGVKIECGMIGVAGAIDTCTVRTGGRGDDGDLAFTTIGDVEPVGICGSGLVDVAAALLDLGVIDPSGRLRPPDACPDTVPPKIRARLHEVRGMTRIALAEDVYLSQRDVREFQNAKAAIAAGVDILLGHLGITPDQLDEVLIGGAFGSMLNPRSAQRTGVIPNVPLEKVRAVGNTAIQGAKAYLLSTDMRREICAARDHIELHELSTEPGFTDRFAEHMTFDAR